The bacterium genomic sequence CCCGGTCGGGGGCGACGACAAGGACCTCCCCCAGGGGTGAGACCGCCTCATGAAGGGCCGCTAGGCCGGGGGAGCTGACGCCATCGTCGTTTGAGAGAAGGATTCGCACCATGTATCAATGATTTTCCAGAAGTCGGGCGGAGTGATCCTACCTGAAAACGTGGGGAGTATAGGGGGGCCTTCCGGGTGCGTCAATGCGGGAAGTTTGGGGTGGCGATTTCTTTTTTCGAACCGGAAAAAGGGACCGCGGGGGGCCGGCACATACCGGCGAGGCAGACGCTAGACGACAAGATTGATGTTATTGGGGGACTGGATGACGTCCGCGGCGATCATCGTCACCAACAGGCGCTCGTCGGCCACCTGTTTGGTGGCGACCAGCCGCGCCACATCGGAGCGTGCGGTCGCAATGGCCCCGAAGATCAAGGGCGGCCGGAGGCCGCGCGCTACGGCAGTGATGACATTGGGGTCTGCCATGACTTCTTGCCCCCCTCTGAAAACTCCCGAAAAACAGCAATAAATGCTGAAATCGCTGTGAACCAAATCCCTCTGCTTTTGTACTTATCGGCGGAACGCCGAGGGACTTAAGAAATTCTCCTAGAAAACATGGGATTTTCTCCCTCTTTCCTCCAAAATCAAAAATAACACAAATAAAATCAAATAGATAAAAAACTCTCTGGCCTCGCAACCGCCCTGCGCGTGCCCGCCCTTGCGAAGCCTGCCTTTTGCGTAGAAAATGCGCATCCTCGTTGGAAAAATCATATTTTCTCATTCAGGCAGAGGGAGTGATATGGCAGATGTGAACCGGGAATTTCATTTCGAGACCCGCGCCCTGCACGCTGGACAACGGCCAGATCCCGAGACCGGCGCCCGGGCGGTACCGATTTACCAGACGACTTCTTTCGTTTTCAAGGATTCGGAGCACGCGGCCGCCCTTTTCGGTCTCCGGGAATTCGGAAACATCTACACCCGCATCATGAACCCCACCCAGGCGGTGTTCGAGGAGCGGATGGCCGCTCTCGAGGGAGGCGTCGGCGCCCTGGCGACAAGCTCGGGCCAGGCGGCGCAATTCCTCACCTTTTTCAACTTTCTGGAGGCCGGGGATGAGATCGTGGCCGCGGCCACCCTCTACGGTGGCACCTACACCCAGTTCGACGTCAGCTTCCGGAAGCTGGGCTACAACGTAAAATTCGTGGACCCGCAAGACCCGGAAAACTTCCGCAAGGCGGTGACAGACAAGACGCGCGCCTTCTACTGTGAATCGATCGGCAACCCCCTTTCGAACATTGCCGACCTTGAGGCGATCGCCAAGATCGCCCACGAGGAAGGGGTGCCATTCGTCGTGGACAACACCTTCGCCTCCCCCTTCCTGTGCAACCCCATCCAGTGGGGCGTCGACGTGGTGATCCACTCCACCACCAAGTTCATCGGCGGCCACGGCACGAGCATCGGCGGCGTCATCGTAGATTCGGGGAAATTCAACTGGAACAACGGGAAATTCAAGTCCGTCACCGACCCCTCTCCCGGCTACCACGGCCTGAAGTTCACCGAAACGTTCGGAGAGCTGGCCTTTATCATCAAGGCCCGGGTCGAGGGGATGCGCGACATAGGCTCCTGCGTGAGCCCGTTCAACGCCTTCCTCTTCCTCCAGGGGCTTGAAACCCTCCCGCTGCGGATGGAGCGGCACAGCAGCAACGCCCAAAAGGTGGCCGAGCACCTCGCGGCCGATCCGCGGATCACCTTCGTCAGCCATCCCGGACTGCCGGGCAGCCCCTACACCGCTCTGGCCAAGAAATATTTTCCGAAGGGAAACGGCTCGATCTTCTCGGTCGGGATCAAGGGAGGCTACGCCGCCGCCGTCAAGTTCATCAATGCCCTGCAGCTTCTCAGCCATCTGGCGAACGTGGGCGATGCAAAAAGCCTGGCCATCCACCCGGCCTCGACGACCCACTCCCAGTTGAGCGAGGAAGACATGAAGGCCGGCAGCGTGACCCCGGATCTGGTGCGCCTTTCGGTGGGCATCGAGCACGTGGACGACATCCTCTGGGACATCGATCAGGCCCTCGCCGCCGCGACGAAATAACCCCCCGGCACCCCGCATTCCGGCCCCGGGCCGGGGTGCGGGGCCCGGCTTTTTCCTCTGGAATCCGGCGAATGCCATCCGGCCCCTACCAAGACCCCGCCGTCATCCGCCGCATCCTGGGCCAGATGCGCCGAATCGCCATGG encodes the following:
- a CDS encoding O-acetylhomoserine aminocarboxypropyltransferase/cysteine synthase, with product MADVNREFHFETRALHAGQRPDPETGARAVPIYQTTSFVFKDSEHAAALFGLREFGNIYTRIMNPTQAVFEERMAALEGGVGALATSSGQAAQFLTFFNFLEAGDEIVAAATLYGGTYTQFDVSFRKLGYNVKFVDPQDPENFRKAVTDKTRAFYCESIGNPLSNIADLEAIAKIAHEEGVPFVVDNTFASPFLCNPIQWGVDVVIHSTTKFIGGHGTSIGGVIVDSGKFNWNNGKFKSVTDPSPGYHGLKFTETFGELAFIIKARVEGMRDIGSCVSPFNAFLFLQGLETLPLRMERHSSNAQKVAEHLAADPRITFVSHPGLPGSPYTALAKKYFPKGNGSIFSVGIKGGYAAAVKFINALQLLSHLANVGDAKSLAIHPASTTHSQLSEEDMKAGSVTPDLVRLSVGIEHVDDILWDIDQALAAATK